A segment of the Agarivorans albus genome:
TGCCGCGTACAAAAAAGCCTACCCAGAGCTAGCTGCTGAATACGCACGTCGCGTAGAAGGTCAGTTACCAGAAAACTGGAAAGCTGAAACTCAAGCTTTATTGCAACGCTTGCAAAACGAGCCAGCAAACATTGCTAGCCGCATGGCGTCTAAAAACACCCTTGATGTAATTGGTAAAATCTTACCTGAATTGCTAGGTGGTTCTGCCGACCTTGCACCATCAAACCTAACCTTCCACGCTAGCTCTAAATCAGTAAGCGCAGAAGATGCCTCAGGTAACTACCTACACTACGGTGTACGTGAGTTTGGTATGTCGGCAATGCAAAATGGTATTGCTTTGCACGGCGGTTTTGTTCCTTACTCGGCCACCTTCTTAATGTTTATGGAATACGCCCGCAACGCGGTACGTATGGCAGCATTAATGAAGCAACGTTCTATTTTTGTTTACACCCACGACTCTATTGGTCTTGGCGAAGATGGTCCTACTCACCAACCGGTTGAGCAAGTGGCTAGCTTACGTTTAACACCAAACATGGAAACATGGCGTCCTTGTGACCAAGTTGAATCAGCAGCGGCTTGGATCAATGCAGTAGAACGTATTGATGGCCCGAGTTCATTAATCTTCTCTCGCCAAAACCTTGCTCAACAAAAACGTAGCGGTGAGCAACTGGAGTTGATTAATCGCGGTGCTTACATTCTTAAAGACTGTAGTGGCACCCCAGAGCTTATTCTTATCGCCACTGGCTCAGAAGTAGAGCTGGCCGTTGAAGCGGCAGCTAAGCTAAGCGAGCAAGGTAAGCAAGTTCGTGTTGTATCTATGCCTTGTACCGAGCGTTTCGACAAGCAAGATGCTGCTTACCGTGAAGCAGTACTGCCAAAAGCTGTTCGTGCTCGTGTAGCAGTTGAAGCACTACAAGCCGACTTCTGGGGCAAATACGTTGGCCTAGATGGCGTAACTGTAGGTATGACAAGCTTTGGCGAATCGGCGCCTGCTGGAGAGCTATTCAAACTATTTGGCTTTACTGTAGAAAACGTAGTAGACCAAAGCTTAAGCTTGCTCAATAGCTAAGATTTTTACCTATCGAGCTAAAGGCGCTGATGATTCAGCGCCTTTTTTTTCATCTTTAAATGATGTTAATTGACAAGCAAAGCCGAAAAAGTAAGACTCAACTCACCAAACCAAAGTATTTACTCTAGCTAAACCACTGATCTTAAACAGCTGTCTATACTTGTTGTTGGGGCTTGAAAGAAACTAAAAAGGACTGTTTTTGCAGCTATTCTCAAGGGTAATGATAACGCTTATCGTAAGCTTGCTTGTTAGCCAAGTAAAAGCGGATCCCTTACGTTTAGTTTATCCAAATTTTCCTCCTTATACTTATGCCAGTGACGAGCAACCAGCTGCTGGTAATTTTCTGGTCGACAAAATCATGCAAGTGCTGGAACAGCCCTACAAAATGGCCCCGGTACCCAACTACAAACGCGCGCTTAGCGATGTGCAATACGGCGTGGCCGATGGTTTTTTCTTTGCATCTCAGAACAGCCAACGCGATGCAATCGCCGAGTTTTCTAAGCCCATTGTTTACAACAATTGGAGTTGGTTTTTCCGCTATGACAGCTATTTCGATCCAGACGCCAACAACTTTAAAACCGATGTAAAAGTAGCCTCAATTGAAGGAACCAATACCTTACGCTGGCTTAATACTCATCACTTCAAGGTGGTTGGCAAGCAAAAAAATGTCGCTAAACTTGCGCAGCTACTGTTTGACCTAAAACGCATAGACGCCGCATTTTTGTCGGCCGATGTATTTAAAAGTAGCCATGTTCACCCCAACCTAGTAAGTGGTGAATATATTGAAGTTGTACAGCGTTCCGCCCCCTTTGGTATCTACATTTCTAAGGCTTACTTGGAAAAACATCCCGGCTTTATGCAAGACCTCAACCGTGCAATTAGCGAAGTGCAAAACAAATACTTAGACAATACTTACTCGTTGTCGGGACTAAAGCGCAACACTGATTAAGTGCCCTTATACACTCAATAAATCAAACACTCGCAACGAATTGCTGCAATTAACTCATACCAGCATTTACCGCTAGGCAAACATGGGTTTCATGCCATACAAGATAAGATGAATAGCTTTTCATCCAGTGTTTACCGCTTAAAACACCACTAAATAGCATTACGAAATTTCACACACCCGCAATGTTATTGCAGATTTTTTGAAAATTCCTAAAAAAGCGCTGTTTAAAACGCGAGTTAGCGCACGAAAAGTAAATAGCTGAAAAAAGTCTGCATTTTTCATAATTGAGAGAAAGCTAAGCAAGGCTAACAATAAGCTCACAGAAGGAGATTGGTTCTCCGATGAAAACGCATTCTTTTTTAGGAGTAGTTCCATGGCTCAATATTTTGACCAGTTTGAAAAAATCGCATACGAAGGACCAGAGTCCACTAACCCACTAGCGTTCCGTCACTACGACGCGAAAAAAGTAATCATGGGTAAAACCATGGAAGAGCACCTACGTTTTGGTGCTTGTTACTGGCATAACTTCTGCTGGGATGGTTTTGATATCTTTGGTACTGGCACTTTCGACCGTCCTTGGCAGAAGCCTGGCAACGCGCTTGAAATGGCTAAGATGAAAGCTGACGTAGCCTTCGACTTCTTCTCTAAAGTAGGCACGCCTTACTACTCGTTCCACGACGTAGACGTAGCTCCAGCAGGTAACTCTATTAAAGAGTACGCTGAAAACATGAAAGTAATGATGGACGTTCTTGCTCAGAAACAAGACGAAACCGGCATGAAACTTCTTTGGGGTACAGCAAACGCATTCTCAAATGCACGTTACATGTCTGGCGCTGGCTCTAACCCTAACCCAGAAGTATTTGCTTACGCTGCGAGCCAAATCTTTACTGCTATGAACGCAACCAAAATGCTAGGTGGTGAAAACTACGTATTATGGGGCGGCCGTGAAGGTTACGAAACATTGCTAAATACCGATCTACGCCAAGAGCGTGAGCAGTTAGGTCGCTTGTTCCAAATGGTTGTAGAGCACAAACACAAAATTGGCTTTACCGGCACAATCTTAATTGAGCCAAAGCCAGCTGAGCCTACTAAGCATCAATACGACTACGATACAGCTACTGTATACGGCTTCTTGAAGCAGTTCGGTCTAGAAGACGAAGTGAAAGTAAACATCGAAGTTAACCACGCAACTCTAGCGGGTCACTCTTTCCACCACGAAATTGCGACAGCTATTTCACTAGGTCTATTTGGTTCTATTGATGCTAACCGCGGTGATGCGCAACTGGGTTGGGATACTGACCAATTCCCTAACAGTGTTGAAGAGTGGACGCCAGTAATGTACGACATTCTGCGCTCTGGTGGCTTTAAAGATGGTGGTTTAATGTTTGATACTAAACTACGTCGTCAAAGTATCGATCCAGCCGACTTCTTCCACGGCCACATTGGCGGAATGGACACTTGTGCATTAGCACTTGAGAAAGCCGCTAGCCTAATTGAGAGCCAAGAAATCAGCAACATCGTTGCAGATCGCTACGCTGGTTGGAGCGGTGACCTAGGTAAAGCCATTATGACTGGCGATTACAGCCTAGAGTCTTTAGCAACTCAAGCCATTGGCGACAACATTGACCCTAAACACGTATCAGGTCGTCAAGAAGAGCTAGAAAACATTGTTAACAAACACATTTTTAGCAAGTAACACCTAGTACAATTCCTTATTTGTATTAAGTTAGCCGACGCTTAGCGTCGGCTTTTTTTATTTTGGTTCAGTAGATAACTCTGCGCCCTTTACCAAACTCACCGTTAAGCTCAATGGGTCGACGCCTTCCAAACAACCTGCATTTACCCGAGTAAGCTCTGGCGCAGAGCGAGGGTTGTGGAAAGTATAAATTCCGCAGTGTTTACAAAAGTAATGCTTCGCTATTTGAGTATTCCACTGATACAAGCTTAAGGCCTGCTCACCTTGCAACAGCTCAAAACTGTCTTCTTCCGCGGTTAGCATCACAGCTCCCTTACGCCTACACAAACTGCAATTACAACGCAGCGCAGACTCTAGACTGGTGCGTAGGCTAAATTTAACCGCACCGCAGTGGCACTGGCCTTGATAATGTTGAGCCATTTTCTTCTCCTTGCTACTAAGGGCAAACATAAACCGAACTGTTTGGGCGTAGTCACAATCGAGCCCTGAGCTGAAGGCTTTTTACAAAACACTTCTCAATGGCTCATCGCTGCAACAAATTAGCCAATAAAGCCCGACTAAATAACAACTAGCCCTAGCGACCCACCTTAAATTGCACTACCATTAATAACAATTAACTCATTACAGGTAGAACATGGATCGTTCGTTTAGCACCAAGCTTAGCCTATGTATGCTTTTTTTTAGCTCGTATCCGCTATTAGCAAAAACACCACAACCGCCAGCATTGGTATTAGCTAGTGATTACCAACAGGGCTTAGACCTTCAAGATTACTGGGTATGTGAAAAATACGATGGCGTAAGGGCCTATTGGGACGGTAAGCAATTATTTAGTCGAGCCGGCCACGTGATTAACCTTCCCAGCGCCTTAAGCGAGCAACTACCAGAGGTTGCTGTAGATGGAGAGCTTTGGTTAGGCAGAGGCCAATTTAGTGATTTAGTCAGCCTAATCAAACAACAAGATGTAAACTTAAACAAATGGCAACAAGTTCAATTTGTGGTGTTTGATTTACCCAACTATCCTGGCCCTTATCAGCAGCGCTACCGCCATTTGCAAACCCTTAGCAGTGCAAGCGAGTTTATGCGTGTGCCAGTTTATCGCGCCTACCCAGGGCGACCAAAACTAGAGCAGCAGTTGGCTAAGATCAGTGCTGAGGGTGGTGAAGGATTAATGCTGCGCGACCCTAAATCTATGTACCTTCCAACACGCAGCAATGCGCTCATTAAATACAAAAGCTACCAAGATGCCGAGGCTAAAGTCATTGCGTATAGTGATGGTAAAGGCAAATACCGAGGTATGCTTGGAGCCTTGGTAGTTCAAGACCAACAGGGTCGGCAGTTTAAAATAGGCAGTGGTTTAAGCGATCAATTACGCGCCGATCCACCACCTATTGGCAGCTTGGTTGAGTATCGTTATAACGGTCTCACAGAACATGGTAAACCCCGCTTTGCGCGCTTTGTTAGGGTTCACCAAACCTTATAATTGAGGCTATTTCAGGTTTTTGTTGAGCTCTACGTCGACCAAGTAATCACCCTCTAGCCAGTTACGGCCAATCAGCAATTTGTAATGCATTTTGCTGCGATCGCGTAAGTTAACATCTACGGTTTTTGCCTGCCCTTGCCAGGCAATCGCCAAGGCAACTTTGTAGCGAATTTCTAGACCTTGAGAATTACGCACCGCTGCAACATCGGTAATTAAGGCCTTACCTTGGTGCTTTTCACCGTGTTCGTTCTCGGTGGTAAATTGTAAATATTTGCCAATGTTCTTGCGCATAAGTGGTCGCACAACCGACTTCTGTTCGGCCTCGCTGTAATCAGCAGGGTCAATGTTTTCACCGTCGATAACTCGCATGTCTTCCGCATGCAAAGAAGTGCTAGCCGCTCCGGTATCAATTCGAGTTAAAAACCTTAAGTTGGCTTCTACTACTTTTACATGCTCGGCGGCGCCAACTGTTTGCTTCTCGGCCATTGCGCTACTTACTACAGCAAGTACTAGCGTTACGGCTACTAGTAATTTCTTTAACACATTCCACCTCTTATATTGTCACGAAAACAGCACACTAATGGGTTAATAGCGGCTGTTTAAAGTCGCATACCTTAGCATGATTCTTTATACTTTGCGGCAAGCTCAAGGATGAGGACTCAAATGAGACGACTCGCAGTTTTCTTACTAATCATCAGCTCTGGCCTGTGCCAAGCAAAAGCCATCGATATACAAAGCTTTGTTTTTCCACCTTATATAATGCTCAATGCTCAAGGTAAGGCCGAAGGCATCATTGTAGAATTGATTCAACAAAGCTTTGAAAAACTAGATGTTGAAGCCAACTTTGAAATAAGCAATTGGGCCCGCGCGTTTGCTAAAGTAAAAAGCCACCAAAGCCAGGGCTTAATTCCCACTATGCGAACTCCCGACCGTGAAGCGTATTTTTATTATCCTGATACGGCGTTTTTACTGCTAGATCAGCATTTAATTGCTCATAGCTCTTGGCAAGGAAATCAGTTCTCTGGTGACTACGCCGAGCTAGATGACTACCGTATAGGAAAAGTTCGCAATGCCCGCATCTCACCAAGTTTTGATAATGCACTAAGTCAGCAAGTATTCGACGTTGAGAAACACAACAGTGTAGAAGGGTTGGTTAAATCCTTATTGCGCGGACGACTAGACATGATTGCCACCGACAGTCGCCAAGCTAAGTTAGTTGCCATGCAGGAGGGCCAAGCAGACAGTATCAAGCTGATTAAACCTGCCTTGGGACAAGTACCGGTATACCTAGCCTTTAGCAAACAACAAGTAGACCTTGAGTTTGTTGAGCGCTTTGATCAGCAACTTAAGCTGCTACTAGAGCAAGGGGCACTAGAACAGCTAGAAGCAAAATATTTGCACTAGCCTAGTACCCGATCCCAGTCTTTCCACACCACTTGGTAGCCAGCTTGTTTTACTGCATCGGCGACTACTTCTGGGCGGCGTTCGTCACTAATTTCAAACTGTTCAAGCGCTTTGGTGCTATCGTCTGCATAACCACCAGGCTGAGTGCTCGAAAACGCACTCATGCTGGTAATGCCAAGTGGAATAGCATGATTACGGAAGTGCTCAGACTCACGGGTAGATAATGACAGCTCAACATCTGGGTTAAACAAACGATAAGCACAAATAAGTTGTACTAATTGTTTGTCGGTCATCACCGATTTGGGCTGGAAGCCGCCTTCACAAGGGCGCAAACGTGGAAAAGAAATTGAAAACTTACTCCGCCAATATTTGCGCTCTAAATATTGCAAATGAGCAGCTACATAAAAACAGTCACTGCGCCATTCATCCAAACCAATTAATGCGCCAATGCCCATTTTTCGAATGCCGGCTTCTCCTAAACGCTCTGGAGTTGCAAGGCGAAAATCGAAATCGCGTTTTTTACCTTTAGGGTGAACCTCGGCATAACGGTGGCGATTATACGTTTCTTGATAAACCATCACTGCGTCTAAGCCAAGGCTAATCAATTCCTCATACTCGTCTTGCTCAAGAGGCTGAACTTCCATAGAAACATGAGAAAAACGCGCCTTAATTCTTGGCAGAACTTCGCGAAAGTAGTCCATACCCACTTTACGTTCCGACTCACCGGTAACTAATAGAATGTGGTCAAAGCCAAGCTGCTTAATAGCTTCTAGCTCAGCGTCTAACTGCGCCATATCTAAGGTGACGCGACGAATTTTGTTGCCCATGGAAAAGCCACAATAGTCACAAACATTGCTGCACATATTGCTGAGATATAAAGGGATATAGAATTGCTGAGTTTTGCCAAAGCGCTGCTGAGTTAAACGCATACTGCGCTGTGCCATAAGCTCAATATAAGCTTCAGCAGCCGGTGAAATAAGCGCCTGAAAGTCATCAAGGTCCAGCTTATCTTTGGCCAGCGCTCGCTCTACATCAGCAGCGGTTTTACTGTTTATTGCCATATGAACAGCGGTATTGTCGTAACGGGCTAAATGCTCAGCAAAACTCATGGGCTTCTCTAATTACAAAGTATCTAAAAATGCAGTGAGGGGACTCGATGCCTCGGCGTGACGCAACTCTGCGCCCAAACCTGCCAAGTAGGCACTACGCCCAGCTTCAACTGCTTGAGCAAAGGCTTTAGCCATTGCCACCGGATCTTTAGCCACAGCCATAGCAGTATTAACCAACACCGCATCTGCGCCTAACTCCATAGCAAGAGCAGCATCGGAAGGCGCTCCAATACCCGCATCAACCACTACCGGTACATTGGCTTGCTCGATAATAATCTCTAAGAAATCGCGGCTACGTAGCCCTTTGTTAGTGCCAATAGGCGCGCCTAAGGGCATCACCGCAGCACAACCAACATCTTCAAGGCGTTTGCATAATACTGGGTCGGCATGTACATAAGGCAACACCACAAAACCTTGTTCTACCAGCTTCTCTGCTGCGGTTAAGGTTTCGATAGGATCGGGCATTAAATACTTAGGATCTGGATGAATTTCTAATTTGAGCCAATTAGTGCCTAGAGCTTCTCGGGCTAACTGGGCGGCAAATATCGCTTCTTCTGCGTTACGTGCCCCCGAGGTATTAGGCAATAGATTCACACCAGCTTGAATAAGCGGAACCAGAATATCGTCTTGCTGGTCTTGCGCATCGACACGTTTCATCGCCATAGTAACTAGCTGGCTACCGCTGGCTTGAATACTTTGGCTCATTAACTGTGGGGTCGCAAATTTGCCAGTGCCGGTAAACAAACGGCTGGTAAAACTCTTATCTGCAATCTTTAACACAAGGCTTCCTCTTATCCGCCAGCAATGGCGCGAAATACTCTTACTTTGGCTTGGTCTGCCAGCTTGGTGCTTGCCCATTCGCTGCGAGTCACAATGTTGCCATTAAGCACCACCGCAATGCCTTCGGGTGCTTGCTGGTGTAATGCTAATAGTTGCTCAATGTTGAGCTCAGCATCAAGCGACTGTGCTTGACCATTAAATTCAATATTTATCATGATGTTTGTTTAACTTTTCCACATACCAGACAGTTTGCATCGGCGTTCACTTTAAGGTGAAACCATTCAAGGCTATGCGCATCAAAACTGGAAAAAC
Coding sequences within it:
- the thiS gene encoding sulfur carrier protein ThiS; the encoded protein is MINIEFNGQAQSLDAELNIEQLLALHQQAPEGIAVVLNGNIVTRSEWASTKLADQAKVRVFRAIAGG
- the xylA gene encoding xylose isomerase, which gives rise to MAQYFDQFEKIAYEGPESTNPLAFRHYDAKKVIMGKTMEEHLRFGACYWHNFCWDGFDIFGTGTFDRPWQKPGNALEMAKMKADVAFDFFSKVGTPYYSFHDVDVAPAGNSIKEYAENMKVMMDVLAQKQDETGMKLLWGTANAFSNARYMSGAGSNPNPEVFAYAASQIFTAMNATKMLGGENYVLWGGREGYETLLNTDLRQEREQLGRLFQMVVEHKHKIGFTGTILIEPKPAEPTKHQYDYDTATVYGFLKQFGLEDEVKVNIEVNHATLAGHSFHHEIATAISLGLFGSIDANRGDAQLGWDTDQFPNSVEEWTPVMYDILRSGGFKDGGLMFDTKLRRQSIDPADFFHGHIGGMDTCALALEKAASLIESQEISNIVADRYAGWSGDLGKAIMTGDYSLESLATQAIGDNIDPKHVSGRQEELENIVNKHIFSK
- the thiH gene encoding 2-iminoacetate synthase ThiH → MSFAEHLARYDNTAVHMAINSKTAADVERALAKDKLDLDDFQALISPAAEAYIELMAQRSMRLTQQRFGKTQQFYIPLYLSNMCSNVCDYCGFSMGNKIRRVTLDMAQLDAELEAIKQLGFDHILLVTGESERKVGMDYFREVLPRIKARFSHVSMEVQPLEQDEYEELISLGLDAVMVYQETYNRHRYAEVHPKGKKRDFDFRLATPERLGEAGIRKMGIGALIGLDEWRSDCFYVAAHLQYLERKYWRSKFSISFPRLRPCEGGFQPKSVMTDKQLVQLICAYRLFNPDVELSLSTRESEHFRNHAIPLGITSMSAFSSTQPGGYADDSTKALEQFEISDERRPEVVADAVKQAGYQVVWKDWDRVLG
- a CDS encoding DNA ligase; translation: MDRSFSTKLSLCMLFFSSYPLLAKTPQPPALVLASDYQQGLDLQDYWVCEKYDGVRAYWDGKQLFSRAGHVINLPSALSEQLPEVAVDGELWLGRGQFSDLVSLIKQQDVNLNKWQQVQFVVFDLPNYPGPYQQRYRHLQTLSSASEFMRVPVYRAYPGRPKLEQQLAKISAEGGEGLMLRDPKSMYLPTRSNALIKYKSYQDAEAKVIAYSDGKGKYRGMLGALVVQDQQGRQFKIGSGLSDQLRADPPPIGSLVEYRYNGLTEHGKPRFARFVRVHQTL
- a CDS encoding substrate-binding periplasmic protein — encoded protein: MRRLAVFLLIISSGLCQAKAIDIQSFVFPPYIMLNAQGKAEGIIVELIQQSFEKLDVEANFEISNWARAFAKVKSHQSQGLIPTMRTPDREAYFYYPDTAFLLLDQHLIAHSSWQGNQFSGDYAELDDYRIGKVRNARISPSFDNALSQQVFDVEKHNSVEGLVKSLLRGRLDMIATDSRQAKLVAMQEGQADSIKLIKPALGQVPVYLAFSKQQVDLEFVERFDQQLKLLLEQGALEQLEAKYLH
- the tkt gene encoding transketolase; its protein translation is MTHPRQQYANAIRALSMDGVQQAKSGHPGAPMGMADIAEVLWRDHLAHNPSNPSWSNRDRFILSNGHGSMLLYSLLHLSGYALPIEELKNFRQLHSKTPGHPEYGYAPGVETTTGPLGQGIANAVGMALAEKMLAAQFNRDGHDIVDHFTYAFMGDGCLMEGISHEVCSLAGTLGLGKLIAFWDDNGISIDGHVEGWFSDDTPARFEAYGWNVVRDVDGHDPEQINAAIAAAKADITKPTLICTKTIIGFGSPNKSGSHDCHGAPLGDEEIKAAREFLNWPHAAFEIPADVYQAWDNKAKGSEQENAWNDKFAAYKKAYPELAAEYARRVEGQLPENWKAETQALLQRLQNEPANIASRMASKNTLDVIGKILPELLGGSADLAPSNLTFHASSKSVSAEDASGNYLHYGVREFGMSAMQNGIALHGGFVPYSATFLMFMEYARNAVRMAALMKQRSIFVYTHDSIGLGEDGPTHQPVEQVASLRLTPNMETWRPCDQVESAAAWINAVERIDGPSSLIFSRQNLAQQKRSGEQLELINRGAYILKDCSGTPELILIATGSEVELAVEAAAKLSEQGKQVRVVSMPCTERFDKQDAAYREAVLPKAVRARVAVEALQADFWGKYVGLDGVTVGMTSFGESAPAGELFKLFGFTVENVVDQSLSLLNS
- a CDS encoding GFA family protein, with protein sequence MAQHYQGQCHCGAVKFSLRTSLESALRCNCSLCRRKGAVMLTAEEDSFELLQGEQALSLYQWNTQIAKHYFCKHCGIYTFHNPRSAPELTRVNAGCLEGVDPLSLTVSLVKGAELSTEPK
- a CDS encoding RimK/LysX family protein, whose protein sequence is MLKKLLVAVTLVLAVVSSAMAEKQTVGAAEHVKVVEANLRFLTRIDTGAASTSLHAEDMRVIDGENIDPADYSEAEQKSVVRPLMRKNIGKYLQFTTENEHGEKHQGKALITDVAAVRNSQGLEIRYKVALAIAWQGQAKTVDVNLRDRSKMHYKLLIGRNWLEGDYLVDVELNKNLK
- a CDS encoding thiazole synthase — encoded protein: MLKIADKSFTSRLFTGTGKFATPQLMSQSIQASGSQLVTMAMKRVDAQDQQDDILVPLIQAGVNLLPNTSGARNAEEAIFAAQLAREALGTNWLKLEIHPDPKYLMPDPIETLTAAEKLVEQGFVVLPYVHADPVLCKRLEDVGCAAVMPLGAPIGTNKGLRSRDFLEIIIEQANVPVVVDAGIGAPSDAALAMELGADAVLVNTAMAVAKDPVAMAKAFAQAVEAGRSAYLAGLGAELRHAEASSPLTAFLDTL